One genomic window of Ziziphus jujuba cultivar Dongzao chromosome 4, ASM3175591v1 includes the following:
- the LOC107416865 gene encoding pentatricopeptide repeat-containing protein At1g09410, mitochondrial, translated as MKPIRRNLCMQCLKGRDKFKIFVQVSYGKFDIAGFSTSYSSVAVPMRPRSMDEKGSYVFNQNLRITQLGKSGRIEEAIQVFSEMTQKNIVTYNSLISACAKNGRIVNARQVFDKMPHRNLISWNSMIAGYLHNDMVEEAYGIFVNMPKRDIFSWTLMITCYTRNGELEKARELFNLLPDKQDPVCWNAMIAGYAKKGLFDDARKLFDEMPVKDLVSWNSMLAGYTQNGEIRSGLQLFEEMPERNVVSWNLMLDGFIEFHDLDSAWQFFKKIPDPNVVSWVTMLCGFARNGRIAEAEDLFKKMPNRNVVSWNAMIAAYVQDCQIKEAFRLFSQMPERDSVSWTTMINGYVRVGQLEEARKLLYQMPYRNIAAQTAMISGYVQHKRMDEACQIFSLMSTRDVVCWNTMIAGYAQCGRMAEAQFLFDQMINKNIVSWNTMISGYAQVGLMDKALKIFEAIEERNIVSWNSLITGFLQNGLYLDALKSFVMMGHEGKRHDQSTFACGLSACAGLAALQVGKQLHQLVVKTGFVNDLFVSNALVTMYAKCGRLFNAQLVFEHINNNDVVSWNSLISGYALNGYGKGAVGLFQKMLIEGVAPDQVTFIGVLSACSHGGLVDQGLELFKSMTEVYNIDPTAEHYACLVDLLGRSGRLVEAFKIVREMKIKATAGIWGALLGASRIHRSLELGEYAAEKLLELEPHKASNYVLLSNMHAEAGRWNKVERVRVLMNERRTEKQPGCSWIELKNQVHAFVSDDPAQPRIAELCSILKTLTAEMRNIDYMSYCKSSMDIL; from the coding sequence ATGAAACCAATAAGGAGAAACCTATGCATGCAATGCCTCAAGGGTCGagacaaatttaaaatttttgttcaagTTTCGTATGGAAAATTTGACATAGCTGGTTTTAGCACTTCTTACTCCTCAGTAGCAGTACCAATGAGGCCAAGATCAATGGATGAAAAGGGTAGCTATGTCTTTAACCAGAACCTGAGGATTACCCAGTTGGGAAAATCAGGTCGGATCGAAGAAGCCATTCAAGTTTTCTCAGAAATGACTCAAAAGAACATTGTAACGTATAATTCCCTGATCTCTGCATGTGCCAAGAATGGTAGAATCGTTAATGCACGTCAAGTCTTTGATAAAATGCCTCACAGGAATTTGATTTCTTGGAACAGCATGATTGCTGGGTACCTTCACAATGATATGGTGGAGGAAGCGTATGGGATTTTTGTTAATATGCCTAAAAGAGACATTTTTTCTTGGACTTTAATGATAACGTGTTATACGCGTAATGGTGAGCTTGAAAAGGCTAGAGAACTATTCAATTTGCTACCTGATAAGCAAGACCCGGTTTGTTGGAATGCCATGATTGCAGGTTATGCTAAGAAGGGGTTGTTTGATGATGCTAGAAAATTATTTGATGAAATGCCAGTGAAGGATTTGGTTTCGTGGAATTCAATGCTAGCAGGGTATACCCAGAATGGAGAAATACGTAGTGGATTGCAGCTATTTGAGGAGATGCCTGAGAGGAACGTGGTTTCATGGAACTTGATGTTGGATGGGTTTATTGAGTTTCACGATTTGGATTCTGCTTGGCAGTTCTTTAAGAAGATTCCAGACCCAAATGTTGTTTCATGGGTTACAATGTTATGTGGGTTTGCTCGAAATGGTAGGATTGCAGAGGCAGAGGATCTCTTTAAGAAGATGCCAAATAGAAATGTGGTTTCTTGGAATGCTATGATTGCAGCCTATGTTCAAGACTGTCAGATCAAAGAGGCTTTTAGACTATTCTCACAAATGCCGGAGAGGGATTCTGTGTCATGGACTACAATGATCAACGGGTATGTTCGTGTTGGCCAGCTTGAGGAAGCAAGAAAATTACTTTATCAGATGCCTTACAGAAATATTGCAGCACAAACCGCAATGATCTCTGGATATGTGCAACATAAAAGAATGGATGAAGCATGTCAAATCTTCAGTCTGATGAGCACCCGTGATGTTGTTTGTTGGAACACTATGATTGCAGGCTATGCTCAGTGTGGAAGAATGGCCGAAGCTCAATTTCTATTTGATCAAATGATAAATAAGAACATAGTTTCCTGGAATACTATGATTAGTGGTTATGCACAAGTTGGCCTGATGGACAAAGCACTTAAGATCTTTGAGGCAATTGAGGAGAGGAATATAGTTTCCTGGAATTCTTTGATCACGGGGTTCTTGCAAAATGGGTTATATCTTGATGCACTGAAGAGTTTTGTGATGATGGGGCATGAAGGGAAAAGGCATGATCAGTCAACTTTTGCATGTGGGCTCAGTGCATGCGCCGGTCTTGCAGCTTTGCAAGTTGGGAAGCAACTTCACCAGTTGGTTGTGAAGACTGGTTTTGTAAATGATTTGTTTGTCAGCAATGCCCTGGTCACCATGTACGCTAAATGTGGAAGGCTCTTCAATGCTCAACTTGTGTTCGAACATATAAATAACAATGATGTTGTTTCTTGGAATTCCTTGATTTCTGGGTATGCTTTGAATGGATATGGAAAAGGGGCAGTTGGGCTCTTTCAAAAGATGCTAATCGAAGGGGTGGCTCCAGATCAAGTCACCTTCATTGGTGTTTTGTCAGCATGTAGTCACGGAGGGCTTGTCGATCAGGGCTTAGAATTGTTTAAGAGCATGACAGAGGTGTACAATATTGATCCTACAGCTGAACACTATGCTTGCTTGGTTGACCTGCTTGGCCGGTCTGGGAGGTTGGTAGAAGCCTTTAAAATTGTGAGGGAAATGAAAATCAAAGCAACAGCAGGAATATGGGGTGCATTGCTTGGAGCCTCCAGGATACACCGGAGTCTAGAACTTGGTGAATATGCTGCCGAGAAGCTTTTAGAACTTGAACCCCATAAAGCTTCAAATTATGTGCTCTTGTCAAACATGCATGCCGAGGCAGGCAGGTGGAATAAAGTTGAGAGAGTCAGAGTGTTGATGAACGAGAGAAGAACAGAGAAGCAACCAGGCTGCAGTTGGATCGAACTCAAGAATCAGGTACATGCTTTTGTCTCTGATGACCCAGCACAGCCCAGAATAGCTGAGCTTTGCAGTATATTAAAGACCTTGACTGCAGAAATGAGAAACATTGATTACATGTCTTACTGCAAATCTTCAATGGACATCTTATGA
- the LOC107416873 gene encoding UDP-arabinose 4-epimerase 1, protein MDFADAKRKSNLSGRILVAAVLTTICIFMLRQTPTSSTSNFFSRREAGVTHVLVTGGAGYIGSHAALRLLKDSYRVTIVDNLSRGNLGAVKVLQELFPQPGALQFIYADLGDAKAVNKIFSENAFDAVMHFAAVAYVGESTAEPLRYYHNITSNTLIVLEAMAKHNVKTLIYSSTCATYGEPKKMPITEETEQVPINPYGKAKKMAEDIILDFSKTSNMAVMILRYFNVIGSDPEGRLGEAPRPELREQGRISGACFDAARGIIPGLKVKGTDYKTADGTCVRDYIDVTDLVDAHVKALANAKPGKVGIYNVGTGRGRSVKEFVLACKKATGVDIKVDYLERRPGDYAEVFSDPTKIRLELNWSARYTDLQESLQIAWRWQKSHINGYGNSLSMA, encoded by the exons ATGGATTTTGCGGATGCAAAAAGGAAGAGCAACTTATCTGGAAGAATCCTTGTGGCTGCTGTTCTCACTACCATTTGCATTTTCATGCTCAGACAAACGCCTACTTCTAGCACCTCCAACTTT TTTTCCCGTCGGGAAGCAGGGGTAACTCATGTCTTAGTAACTGGAGGTGCCGGTTATATAGGTTCCCATGCTGCACTAAGGCTGTTGAAGGATTCATACCGTGTAACCATAGTG GACAATCTTTCCCGAGGAAATCTCGGCGCTGTGAAAGTTCTACAAGAGTTATTTCCACAGCCAGGAGCActtcaatttatttatgcaGATCTTGGGGATGCAAAAGCT GTCAATAAAATTTTCTCAGAAAATGCATTCGATGCTGTGATGCATTTTGCAGCTGTTGCTTATGTTGGTGAAAGTACAGCTGAGCCTCTTAG ATATTATCACAATATTACATCAAACACACTTATAGTTTTGGAAGCAATGGCAAAACACAATGTAAAGACATTGATCTACTCAAGTACTTGTGCAACATATGGAGAACCTAAAAAGATGCCGATCACAGAAGAAACTGAACAA GTTCCAATCAATCCATATGGTAAAGCCAAGAAGATGGCAGAAGATATCATACTGGacttttccaaaacctcaaatATGGCTGTGATGATCTTACG ATATTTTAATGTGATTGGTTCAGACCCAGAGGGAAGATTAGGAGAAGCTCCTCGACCTGAACTGCGTGAACAAGGCCGGATATCGGGTGCTTGTTTCGATGCAGCTCGAGGGATTATTCCTGGACTGAAG GTTAAAGGAACAGACTACAAAACAGCTGATGGAACTTGTGTGAGGGACTATATAGATGTTACTGATCTGGTCGATGCTCATGTGAAAGCTCTTGCCAATGCAAAACCTGGGAAAGTTGGTATCTACAATGTTGGCACTGGAAGAG GTAGATCAGTGAAGGAGTTTGTATTGGCATGTAAGAAGGCAACAGGCGTTGACATAAAAGTTGATTATCTTGAACGGAGACCAGGGGATTATGCTGAAGTTTTCAGTGACCCTACAAAGATAAGACTCGAACTAAATTGGTCAGCAAGGTATACAGACCTTCAAGAGAGCTTACAGATAGCATGGAGATGGCAGAAATCACATATAAATGGTTACGGAAATTCCCTTTCTATGGCTTAA
- the LOC107416777 gene encoding 7-deoxyloganetin glucosyltransferase isoform X2: protein MASFIAEAKKAHAVSIPFPAQGHIKALLKFSELLHHRGFHITFVNTEFNHSRFLKSLGPNSLHGLPDFRFEAIPDGLPPSDVQDATQDITTLCDFIRKKSMAFPFLELLTKLNNNNPPVTCIVSDGLMMFTTAVAQQLGIPDVKFFPFSACSFMGFKHGRSLLEKGIIPLKDWIPGIKDFRLKDFPSFFRTTNPNDIKLNFSIEKTEGLDKASAVILHTFEALEPNVLDTISSLFPHMYVIGPLQLLLNHIPKDPSKEFGYSLWKEDTECLRWLDTKPKNSVLYVNFGSITVVTKDQLVEFGMGLANSKQHFLWIIRPDLAIGESAILPPEFGIQTKERGFVESWCPQEQVLNHSSIGGFLTHCGWNSTIESLSAGVPMLCWPFFADQQTNCRFTCNEWEVGIQINNDVKRDEVEKLVRELMEGKKGKEMRNKAIEWKRLAEEATGSIGSSSKNLDRLVNQVLLRKQN, encoded by the exons ATGGCTTCCTTTATTGCAGAAGCCAAAAAAGCTCATGCTGTAAGCATTCCCTTCCCAGCTCAGGGCCATATAAAAGCATTGCTTAAATTCTCAGAGCTTCTTCATCACAGAGGCTTTCACATAACCTTCGTCAACACCGAGTTCAATCACAGTCGTTTTCTCAAATCTTTAGGCCCAAATTCCCTCCATGGCTTGCCCGACTTTCGTTTTGAAGCCATTCCCGATGGTCTTCCACCTTCTGATGTACAAGATGCAACCCAAGACATAACTACTCTCTGTGACTTTATCAGAAAGAAATCCATGGCCTTTCCATTTCTTGAGCTCCTTACAAagctcaataataataatcctccTGTTACTTGCATAGTCTCAGATGGGCTTATGATGTTCACCACCGCCGTTGCTCAACAACTTGGAATCCCTGACGTTAAGTTTTTCCCTTTCTCTGCTTGCTCTTTCATGGGATTCAAACACGGTAGATCTTTGCTGGAAAAAGGAATCATACCGCTAAAAG ATTGGATTCCAGGAATCAAAGATTTCCGTTTGAAAGATTTTCCATCTTTCTTTCGAACTACGAATCCAAACGACATTAAGCTCAACTTCTCAATTGAAAAAACAGAGGGACTTGACAAAGCTTCTGCAGTAATTCTACATACTTTTGAAGCTTTGGAACCAAACGTATTGGATACCATTTCGTCTTTGTTTCCACATATGTACGTGATTGGTCCTCTTCAACTTCTTCTCAATCATATACCAAAAGACCCATCAAAGGAATTTGGTTACAGTCTTTGGAAGGAAGACACAGAGTGCCTTCGATGGCTGGATACTAAGCCAAAAAATTCAGTGCTCTATGTCAATTTTGGTAGCATAACAGTGGTAACAAAAGATCAACTGGTTGAGTTTGGTATGGGACTAGCAAATAGCAAGCAACATTTTTTGTGGATAATTAGGCCTGATTTGGCTATTGGTGAATCAGCAATTTTGCCTCCTGAATTTGGGATTCAAACTAAAGAAAGAGGTTTTGTAGAAAGTTGGTGTCCACAAGAACAAGTCCTTAATCATTCATCAATTGGTGGGTTTTTGACACATTGTGGGTGGAATTCAACCATTGAGAGTTTATCTGCTGGAGTGCCTATGCTTTGTTGGCCATTCTTTGCAGACCAACAAACCAATTGCAGATTTACTTGCAATGAATGGGAAGTGGGTATTCAGATTAATAATGACGTAAAGAGAGATGAGGTAGAAAAGCTTGTGAGAGAATTAATGGAGGGAAAGAAGGGTAAGGAAATGAGAAACAAAGCAATAGAGTGGAAGAGATTGGCTGAAGAGGCTACTGGTTCAATTGGTTCTTCATCCAAAAACTTGGATAGGTTGGTGAATCAAGTGCTTTTAAGAAAGCAGAATTAG
- the LOC107416777 gene encoding 7-deoxyloganetin glucosyltransferase isoform X1 — protein MASFIAEAKKAHAVSIPFPAQGHIKALLKFSELLHHRGFHITFVNTEFNHSRFLKSLGPNSLHGLPDFRFEAIPDGLPPSDVQDATQDITTLCDFIRKKSMAFPFLELLTKLNNNNPPVTCIVSDGLMMFTTAVAQQLGIPDVKFFPFSACSFMGFKHGRSLLEKGIIPLKDERCLTNGYLDTIVDWIPGIKDFRLKDFPSFFRTTNPNDIKLNFSIEKTEGLDKASAVILHTFEALEPNVLDTISSLFPHMYVIGPLQLLLNHIPKDPSKEFGYSLWKEDTECLRWLDTKPKNSVLYVNFGSITVVTKDQLVEFGMGLANSKQHFLWIIRPDLAIGESAILPPEFGIQTKERGFVESWCPQEQVLNHSSIGGFLTHCGWNSTIESLSAGVPMLCWPFFADQQTNCRFTCNEWEVGIQINNDVKRDEVEKLVRELMEGKKGKEMRNKAIEWKRLAEEATGSIGSSSKNLDRLVNQVLLRKQN, from the exons ATGGCTTCCTTTATTGCAGAAGCCAAAAAAGCTCATGCTGTAAGCATTCCCTTCCCAGCTCAGGGCCATATAAAAGCATTGCTTAAATTCTCAGAGCTTCTTCATCACAGAGGCTTTCACATAACCTTCGTCAACACCGAGTTCAATCACAGTCGTTTTCTCAAATCTTTAGGCCCAAATTCCCTCCATGGCTTGCCCGACTTTCGTTTTGAAGCCATTCCCGATGGTCTTCCACCTTCTGATGTACAAGATGCAACCCAAGACATAACTACTCTCTGTGACTTTATCAGAAAGAAATCCATGGCCTTTCCATTTCTTGAGCTCCTTACAAagctcaataataataatcctccTGTTACTTGCATAGTCTCAGATGGGCTTATGATGTTCACCACCGCCGTTGCTCAACAACTTGGAATCCCTGACGTTAAGTTTTTCCCTTTCTCTGCTTGCTCTTTCATGGGATTCAAACACGGTAGATCTTTGCTGGAAAAAGGAATCATACCGCTAAAAG ACGAGAGATGTCTAACAAATGGGTATTTGGACACCATTGTAGATTGGATTCCAGGAATCAAAGATTTCCGTTTGAAAGATTTTCCATCTTTCTTTCGAACTACGAATCCAAACGACATTAAGCTCAACTTCTCAATTGAAAAAACAGAGGGACTTGACAAAGCTTCTGCAGTAATTCTACATACTTTTGAAGCTTTGGAACCAAACGTATTGGATACCATTTCGTCTTTGTTTCCACATATGTACGTGATTGGTCCTCTTCAACTTCTTCTCAATCATATACCAAAAGACCCATCAAAGGAATTTGGTTACAGTCTTTGGAAGGAAGACACAGAGTGCCTTCGATGGCTGGATACTAAGCCAAAAAATTCAGTGCTCTATGTCAATTTTGGTAGCATAACAGTGGTAACAAAAGATCAACTGGTTGAGTTTGGTATGGGACTAGCAAATAGCAAGCAACATTTTTTGTGGATAATTAGGCCTGATTTGGCTATTGGTGAATCAGCAATTTTGCCTCCTGAATTTGGGATTCAAACTAAAGAAAGAGGTTTTGTAGAAAGTTGGTGTCCACAAGAACAAGTCCTTAATCATTCATCAATTGGTGGGTTTTTGACACATTGTGGGTGGAATTCAACCATTGAGAGTTTATCTGCTGGAGTGCCTATGCTTTGTTGGCCATTCTTTGCAGACCAACAAACCAATTGCAGATTTACTTGCAATGAATGGGAAGTGGGTATTCAGATTAATAATGACGTAAAGAGAGATGAGGTAGAAAAGCTTGTGAGAGAATTAATGGAGGGAAAGAAGGGTAAGGAAATGAGAAACAAAGCAATAGAGTGGAAGAGATTGGCTGAAGAGGCTACTGGTTCAATTGGTTCTTCATCCAAAAACTTGGATAGGTTGGTGAATCAAGTGCTTTTAAGAAAGCAGAATTAG